CACACCGGATGGGGGATGACTGAAACCAACTCGATCGGCACGTCGATCGGTGGCGAAGAATATCTAATGCGACCATCCAGTTCGGGCAGGGTGAGCGCGGTTCTTGAGCTCGGAATTGTTGACAGCGACGATAACTTTGTAAAGGCCGGAGAGCGCGGAGAATTGCTTGTTCGAGGAACCTCGGTGATTCACAAATATTGGGACCGACCAGATTCGAGCGGCGATTTTCTGGAAGGTGGTTGGTTCAGGACGGGAGATATCGCTTATCTCGACGAAGATGGATATCTCTACATCGTAGATCGGTTGAAACAGATCATCATTCGGGGTGGTGAAAATATCGGTTGCGCCGAGGTGGAATCGGCAATGTTAAACGATCCGGCAATTATTGAGGTCAGCGTTTACGGCGTAGCCGACCAAAGGCTGGGCGAGGATGTTGCGGCGACAATATATGTTGATCGGGAAGTAGACGTCGACGCCATAAGATCAAATCTGAAGCTCAAGATTGCCGGTTTCAAAATCCCAAAGCACATCCGGGTCACAACCGAGCCATTGGTTCGTATCGCGTCCGGTAAGATTGATAAGAAGACGATCCAAAAAGATCATCAAAAACTCCTAGATTTGGAGTGACGCAGATGAATATTCCAGGCTGTCACAATGTGACTGATTTTCATCGTCTCGCCCAGCGTCGAATTCCATTTCCAGTGTTCGATTATTTTGACGGCGCGGCCGAGTATGAAATCACGCGATGGCGCAACAGAGAGGCTTATGAGAGCTGCGACTGTTCCCCGTCAGCGTTCATGAGACAGATTAGCGGTTGAAGTTTAGGAGGGTTTTGGTTCTCGTCGTAGTGACGAAGGAACGAACATGAGAACCAAAAGTCGAGGTCGAAGCGCCCTGCCGAGTAGGTTGTAGCTTGAGCAGTGGAATCGCTAGGATGTATTCGCTTTGCGCCAACGACCGGGTGCCATTCCACCGACCCGTTTAAAAGTTCGACAAAAACTACCTGCTTCAGAGTATCCAAGCGTGTAAGCGATCTGCTCTAATGTCATGGTTGATGATAATAAGAGCTGGCAAGCACGTTTAAAAATAACTTCGGACTGGATTTGTCGAAAATTTGTTTCTTCTGTATGCAAACGACGCCTCAGAGTACTCATTGAGCACCCTAAAGCTCGACAAATTTCTGGCTCAGTGGACAGCTTTTCATTTGACATCTGCAGAAGCATTTCCTTGACTCTGTTTTTTGTACTTGAGTGGCGCCTTTCAAGGGTGTTGCTCAGCTTGTCCTCTAATCTCATGCGTGACCAACGGTCATCGAATTTCAATTGCATACGAAACAAGCTGCGATTGAATGAAATTGAATAGTTTTTCTGCCCAAATAGCGTTTCTGTTCCAAACGCCTTTCCAACCTCATCCATATTGTCCGGTCTATCGTTCTTGAATGAAGTTTGGCATGGATATACTTCGGAATTGGTTAACTCTTGGACCCAGGTAACCAGGGCAGCCATGCCTCTTGTAGCTAGAAAGTGTTGACTGAATGGTGGCAGCTTGTGCCCAAGAATCACGAATTTGATGGTGTCAGGATCTCGGACAACGGAAACTTCGTTGATCCACAAAGATATCTTGTAGAATTTGGCGCCAATCGTTAGCGCTTGTTCCAGCGTGCGGCTAGCCATCATGGCGAAACCTAGTGTTCCATAACAGGTCAGGTGTTGGCGCATTCCCA
The Qipengyuania oceanensis DNA segment above includes these coding regions:
- a CDS encoding AraC family transcriptional regulator, with product MAQFIDPKSGEVLSLPLQSETSGLNFGDAKMTHISYKKEFSDIRQVTSLRLLVDFAREHDIPALEILKGTELDLDDIEDPYCEIQVWQELRAIQNLLEIDDDPANGVILGMRQHLTCYGTLGFAMMASRTLEQALTIGAKFYKISLWINEVSVVRDPDTIKFVILGHKLPPFSQHFLATRGMAALVTWVQELTNSEVYPCQTSFKNDRPDNMDEVGKAFGTETLFGQKNYSISFNRSLFRMQLKFDDRWSRMRLEDKLSNTLERRHSSTKNRVKEMLLQMSNEKLSTEPEICRALGCSMSTLRRRLHTEETNFRQIQSEVIFKRACQLLLSSTMTLEQIAYTLGYSEAGSFCRTFKRVGGMAPGRWRKANTS